The Gemmatimonadales bacterium genome window below encodes:
- a CDS encoding UPF0182 family protein, whose product MRGRWIAGTVAALAVLLFAGQWAADFLAGRWWAGALVPEAAGFVSGVRLLRLTLDTAAVLLATAWFTGHLLIVHRAIGSVQISRQVANLEIREAVTPATLLPLAVVVGVALGMIAGLGAGNDWAVFALAWQGVTYGVTDPFLHRDLGVFVAQLPLWVLLHSFARLLAWSALVVMGVLYAALGALRWHQGRPAISDHARKHLGLLLAGVALVLGWGFLLTPFEVAATAAPAAGVWGTLELSMLALAGACLAAVAISILWALRGHHLLMLAGWGVLLSGAMFAWIMSPVSAEISDEVAASRVVLDRLAYGLEGLDDRPARSPLAPEAGVPSLWSWASIGRLASADSQSLESAVQTTIPLNGSAIPVWLVLRVPQSGPAAVLAIADGRTDGHGGPLSYRAGDSLAYPGLVTFTTLPPAAVRPGAPRLVVDSGPVGLRVGGAARRMVLAWSLQSASVLGASGPATRVRWHLAPRARLEHLLPFASWDSPRLLLVSGSPVWVAHGYVASEYFPGSVRIGDLGSLEAGLLGAVDAVTGATSIYLLPDAGPITRSWAEVSQGVVRPTSEIPTELALVSPYPVRLFEAQSRLLEAGPWRVGTLAGRPATPPGDPSAPTNVWEGGKGLTVVTGYERGEDRRIRALLLGRVTEAGRRLDLVRLTEGGSLPGPAVAQATWDRFPSYEQVLDSVVRRGARFERGPFRILPMGDTPIAYQPWYGFDGDGLVTLPYIAVEQGTRSGAGRTFGTALDNLRGRGAPLPPGFGPTTPLEDARRWMLRADSALHAGDWEGFGRAFGALREALGVGRDAQ is encoded by the coding sequence CAGATCTCCCGTCAGGTGGCCAATCTCGAAATCCGCGAGGCAGTCACCCCCGCCACGCTCCTCCCACTCGCGGTGGTGGTCGGCGTGGCGCTGGGCATGATCGCCGGACTCGGTGCAGGGAACGACTGGGCGGTCTTCGCGCTTGCGTGGCAGGGTGTCACCTACGGGGTGACTGACCCTTTCCTCCACAGGGACCTTGGGGTCTTCGTCGCGCAGCTCCCGCTGTGGGTCCTGTTGCACTCCTTCGCCCGGCTGTTGGCCTGGAGCGCGCTCGTGGTGATGGGTGTGCTCTATGCTGCGCTCGGCGCGCTCCGGTGGCATCAGGGCCGTCCCGCCATCTCCGATCACGCTCGAAAGCACCTGGGCCTGCTGCTGGCCGGTGTGGCACTGGTGCTCGGTTGGGGATTCCTGCTGACGCCGTTCGAAGTCGCGGCGACCGCCGCCCCGGCGGCCGGTGTTTGGGGCACGCTCGAGCTCTCGATGCTGGCACTCGCCGGCGCCTGCCTCGCTGCCGTTGCCATTTCCATCCTGTGGGCCTTGCGGGGACACCATCTCCTGATGCTCGCCGGGTGGGGCGTCCTGCTGTCCGGCGCGATGTTCGCCTGGATCATGTCTCCCGTCTCGGCCGAGATCAGCGACGAGGTGGCTGCCAGCCGCGTCGTCCTCGACCGCCTGGCCTACGGCCTCGAGGGGCTCGATGACCGGCCCGCCCGGTCGCCGCTGGCGCCGGAGGCGGGCGTGCCGTCGCTCTGGTCGTGGGCCAGCATCGGGCGGTTGGCCAGCGCCGATTCCCAGAGCCTCGAATCGGCCGTCCAGACCACCATCCCGTTGAACGGATCCGCCATCCCGGTCTGGCTGGTATTGCGTGTGCCGCAGTCGGGACCGGCCGCAGTGCTCGCCATCGCAGACGGCCGTACCGACGGGCACGGCGGGCCGCTGTCCTACCGCGCCGGTGATTCGCTGGCATACCCGGGCCTCGTCACGTTTACGACCCTGCCACCCGCGGCCGTACGACCCGGGGCACCACGGTTGGTGGTGGACTCCGGACCGGTGGGACTGCGCGTCGGCGGGGCCGCCCGGCGGATGGTGCTCGCATGGTCGCTCCAATCGGCGAGCGTGCTGGGGGCGTCCGGCCCGGCGACCCGGGTGCGCTGGCACCTGGCGCCACGGGCGCGGCTGGAACACCTGCTCCCGTTCGCATCATGGGATAGTCCGCGCCTGCTCCTCGTCTCCGGCTCGCCGGTGTGGGTGGCGCACGGCTACGTCGCCAGCGAGTACTTCCCTGGATCGGTGCGGATCGGCGATCTCGGGTCGCTCGAGGCCGGACTCCTCGGCGCGGTCGACGCCGTGACGGGGGCGACGAGCATCTACCTGCTGCCCGATGCGGGGCCGATCACCCGGAGTTGGGCCGAAGTCAGCCAGGGGGTCGTGCGGCCGACCAGCGAGATCCCCACGGAACTGGCGTTGGTGTCGCCGTACCCGGTACGGCTCTTCGAGGCGCAGTCCCGGTTGCTCGAAGCAGGCCCCTGGCGAGTCGGTACCCTCGCCGGGCGCCCCGCCACCCCACCAGGAGACCCCTCGGCTCCGACAAACGTCTGGGAGGGCGGCAAGGGGCTCACCGTGGTGACCGGCTACGAGCGCGGGGAGGATCGCCGGATTCGAGCCCTCCTGCTTGGACGGGTCACCGAGGCCGGGCGCCGTCTTGACCTCGTCCGGCTCACCGAGGGCGGCAGCCTGCCGGGTCCGGCGGTCGCTCAGGCGACCTGGGACCGCTTTCCCTCGTACGAGCAGGTGCTCGACTCCGTGGTGCGGCGTGGGGCGCGCTTCGAACGGGGACCGTTTCGGATCCTCCCCATGGGCGACACACCGATCGCTTATCAACCCTGGTATGGGTTCGATGGGGACGGGCTGGTCACGCTCCCGTACATCGCGGTGGAGCAGGGGACGCGGTCTGGCGCGGGGCGCACCTTCGGGACGGCCCTGGATAACCTGCGCGGGCGCGGCGCGCCGCTTCCCCCGGGCTTCGGCCCGACGACGCCCCTCGAGGACGCCCGGCGCTGGATGCTCCGTGCCGATTCCGCGCTCCACGCCGGCGACTGGGAAGGGTTCGGGCGTGCCTTCGGCGCACTCCGGGAGGCGCTCGGGGTGGGTCGTGACGCGCAGTGA